In the Topomyia yanbarensis strain Yona2022 chromosome 3, ASM3024719v1, whole genome shotgun sequence genome, one interval contains:
- the LOC131693462 gene encoding plexin domain-containing protein 2 → MAMVNGAMLKSALFLLILLADCRVNYAEDSSVPLRVRRSKPSDPPTKSSGELETLDSVQMFGHKPPISENKTSVAKQKLMNENLTGKKPLNLNSSTVYTDHLLGYNGTGQRREFSIVSIKPGAEPTTVSTPSGGSAINVSVEAKSGLGVAKLGGSTSTVDPLSDAINIDTVERSEADLNTTLQNHNITYTQEDYHTYYNSVWTTDKSASDAYWNRLDNMNVSSLLSNSHRRATTVLLSFDFPYYGYPIRNITIATGGFLYTGDYVHSWLASTQYIAPLMANFDTSLSNYSFVKFRDDGETFTVVWENVSLQDRPENGSFMFSATLNKSGDIVFAYKIIPIDIQQIYDDKHPVKVGLSDAYIIDKTIFRTKQKTIYEYHRVNFGRSKVQNNTLITLYAQPTCFSFKDCQSCMIHEGAEFKCIWCPTLNRCSTGVDRKRQDWIQKGCDKTQIMDITVCPALGQKGNNYGEPVEISTEGSEANGTYRHETEIQLSKNVNNKSGTSGDDGVNKVPAFHVAMEQHSSSSSLLVSMMVICGILLSCGCWVLYAYRNPHTKSGQLLIRYRPNKWSWRRGEARYTAATIHM, encoded by the exons ATTCTTCGGTGCCATTGCGTGTGCGGCGCTCAAAACCATCAGACCCACCGACAAAATCGTCCGGTGAATTGGAAACGCTGGATAGTGTACAGATGTTTGGCCACAAGCCACCAATTAGTGAGAACAAAACCAGCGTAGCGAAACAGAAACTGATGAACGAAAATCTCACCGGTAAGAAACCACTGAATTTGAACAGTTCGACTGTGTACACCGACCATCTGTTGGGATACAACGGGACGGGTCAGCGGAGAGAATTCTCTATTGTGTCCATCAAACCGGGTGCAGAGCCTACGACAGTTTCGACGCCTTCCGGCGGCAGTGCAATCAATGTGTCTGTAGAAGCCAAGAGTGGTCTTGGGGTGGCTAAGTTAGGCGGCAGTACCTCAACGGTTGACCCTTTAAGTGATGCCATCAATATCGACACGGTGGAGAGAAGCGAGGCTGATCTGAATACAACTCTGCAGAATCATAACATCACCTACACACAGGAGGACTACCACACATACTACAACAGCGTTTGGACGACTGATAAGAGTGCGAGCGATGCGTACTGGAACCGATTGGATAACATGAACGTGAGCAGTTTGCTGTCCAATTCGCACCGGAGAGCCACG ACCGTCCTGCTGTCGTTTGATTTTCCTTACTACGGATATCCAATCCGGAACATCACGATTGCTACCGGAGGATTTCTCTACACCGGTGACTACGTCCATTCATGGCTGGCATCGACACAGTACATTGCTCCCCTAATGGCAAACTTTGACACAAGCTTGTCAAATTATTCGTTTGTCAAATTCCGTGACGATG GTGAAACCTTCACGGTGGTGTGGGAGAATGTTTCACTACAAGATCGCCCTGAGAATGGTTCGTTCATGTTCAGCGCTACGCTTAACAAATCCGGCGATATCGTGTTCGCCTATAAAATCATTCCGATAGACATCCAGCAAATCTACGACGATAAACATCCGGTCAAGGTGGGCCTGTCTGATGCGTACATCATCGATAAGACCATTTTCC GTACGAAGCAGAAAACGATCTACGAGTATCACAGGGTTAACTTTGGGCGCTCGAAAGTGCAGAACAATACACTGATAACATTGTACGCACAACCAACGTGCTTCAGCTTCAAGGATTGTCAGTCATGCATGATACACGAGGGAGCTGAGTTTAAG tgtatttggtgTCCCACGCTTAACCGATGCTCCACTGGAGTCGATCGCAAGAGACAAGACTGGATCCAGAAAG GTTGCGATAAAACTCAAATCATGGACATTACCGTGTGTCCTGCACTGGGCCAGAAGGGCAACAACTACGGGGAACCGGTGGAAATAAGCACCGAGGGTAGCGAAGCAAACGGAACCTACCGACATGAAACCGAGATTCAGTTGTCAAAGAACGTAAACAACAAAAGCGGAACGAGCGGGGACGACGGTGTGAACAAGGTTCCAGCCTTCCATGTAGCCATGGAACAGCACTCGTCCAGTAGCAGTTTACTCGTGTCGATGATGGTCATCTGCGGCATTCTACTGAGCTGTGGGTGCTGGGTACTGTACGCATACCGAAATCCACATACCAAGAGCGGTCAGCTGCTCATCAGA TACCGTCCGAACAAATGGTCTTGGCGGCGAGGTGAAGCACGCTACACGGCCGCCACGATTCACATGTGA